The Salvia hispanica cultivar TCC Black 2014 unplaced genomic scaffold, UniMelb_Shisp_WGS_1.0 HiC_scaffold_516, whole genome shotgun sequence genome contains the following window.
GAGGTACAAGCCTACCTTTGCCACTCTAAAGTCCGACATATTAAATGGCCGTGATCACGTCAGGACGAAGATTCAGCATGCAAAACCTATTGTATTCAGATGGATTAGGCATATAGGGAGTATAATGCTTCTTCTCTTTATGGTTTGGTTGGACTGCACTGTGAGGGGCATGGATTCTTTCTGCGCATGGGAACAACGTCGTTTTTCTTGATACTATGGTGTAGTGTTCTTTCAGTGGTTGCCATGGCTGGCATTGGCAAGTTTCTACTTACCATGGTATGTCATTTACATCTTCGGTAAAGGGTTTCGTCTCATATCATAATACCTTGTGATGTTATTGATGGCATGTGTTCCATCTTCACTCGGTGTTTGTGAGATCCTTTCTATGTAGCTTCGTTTCATTTTATACTACTTACCATTAGCAGGACAATTTGGTGTCAAGAGTATAATATCCAAGCTGTATTTTTGTGTGATTGTGttatgctttatttatatattttttctctgcACATCCCGGGTAATGTAGGTAGTAACTGCTGCAGTCGGACTATTTCTTGGCTTCACACTTGCAATAGTAATGTCTGGCCTCATTGGAATAATCTTTCTATGGTTTTACGGCAGCTTTTGGACTACAGGGCTCATTATATTTCTTGGAGGTGAGTCTcttaatacacaaaaattaagagCGTTGCTATCTTTGTGtcgaattttcattttgagtaAAACTAATACTGAGACTTGCCGAATTTCAGGACTGGCATTCATGACAGCTCATGATCGTCTTGCTCTCTTCATCACTAGTGTGTATTCCATGTATTGTGCCTGGAATTACGTTGGGTGGTTAGGTTTAGTTTTGGGGTTGAACTTATCATTTATATCAAGTGACGCTCTGCTGTTTTTCCTGAGGAATATCATTACTGAGCAAGGAACGCCACATAGCAATCCAGAACAAACAACGGGATTTCAAGGCCAAACGCCTTTTCATCCTAATGAATCTGTACCAACTGAGAACGGTTCTGGTGGTCACCGGGCGGGATTGTACCCCGGGAATGCCTTCAACTAGTGGGTCTGATTCTGAAATGACGTCCGAAGATGAAGTTGTCCGGTTGTTGAATTGTGCAGATCATTATGCTGCCTTGGGCTTGTCTCgatttgaaaatattgatgCATCAGTTATTAAGAGGAGTACAGGAAGAAGGTCAATGTCTTCATAACTTTATATTGGGGGTTTAAAAAGAGCGCTTATCCAGTCGATAACTGTTGTTCTTTTTAGGCAATGCTTGTCCACcctgataaaaatatgggcGACGAGAAAACTGCCCAAGCTTTCAAGAAACTTCAGAATGCTTATGAGGTCCCTCCACCcctcccttttctctctctctttcatttAAACGTTATACATGTTTGAAAGTTTAAATCGCAATTGATGGAACTTGAGACGGGATCCAAGGTTTTACTAGACTCTTTCAAGAGAAAAGACTATGATGATGAGTTGAGAAGGGAAGAGCTATTGAATTATTTCCGTAAATTCCAGAATACGCTCCTCAGGTTCAAACCTatgtctctttttttttctactaaaCTTTCTAAGTTAAAATAGTCTGCCTCTGCTTAGTTTAAGGCCTACCTTTTCTTTACTTTATAATAAGCTCAGCTCTGTTTCTGTGCTGGATGcatttgcattttcattttcacaaaCCGGACACTTCATTTGATCCCTGGCTTAATCTTGATTTATCCTTTTCTCAGAACCAAGGTCATGGCTCGTTTAAGTCCAGGTTTGGTCGCCCAGAAATGGAGATGACCCACTCAGAGAGTCTCGACAAATTGCTTGCAGAAAGTGTGGCCATTTCCATCATTGGGTTTTTACCAACAAACCTAAAGTTAAAGCCAGATGGTGTCAGGTAATCCCCCTCCCCCCTACCCAAAACCTAATGGATTCCGCTTTAGCTAAATCTGtcttattatttgaatttaccAAGAATTGAGCTCATATTGAGTTGGATGCTATTTCTGATATATTGAAGGAATGCAAAGATTTTCATCTGGCAAAAGATGGGGATGGGTGGGTCGAGCAATCCTCACAACCCTTCTTCTTTGGCTTGCTGCAGCAGGTTAGTGCACTAAAAACCATGGGAAGATACGAGCCACCGTGGCCTTGTTCAAATACTGGTACTGATGACCTTCCTGAATAATTTGTTTAGGTCGAAACCCCGTCTGCGTATGTTTGTGCTGGTGGCAAGGTATATGATGCAACAGAATGGTACATTTGTCAGGTAGAGCCTCGGTTTTCCCTTGCTAAAATGGTGATCCATTTGAAGCCTCTGAGATTTACACCTCTTTCTATCAATTTTGGCAGGGAATGAGGTGTCCTTAACACCCACAAACCCGAGCTTCCATGTGAACACCAGCGTGGTCTCCAAGAACGCCCAAGCAGCAAAAGGGACAGCCCGGCAGCGGGCGGGATGCCAGCGCCCAACATGGAAGAGACGATGTCAGAGGAGGAATTCTTCGAGTGGTTGCAGAACGCAATGCAGAGTGGGATGTTTGAGAATTTCGGTGGCACCACATCGGAGAGCCCTTCCGGGTCAAATTCCAAGAGTGGCAGCAGCGGCACCAATAGCAGcagcaagaaaagaaaaaggggaaGAAGGCATGGTGAGCAAACAATGGGTGTTTATCttatctttttcttgtttttttttcttgtgttaAGTAGTGTTAATTATATACTGGAGAGAGATGAGTGTATACGGTGCAATCAGATTGTACAGCATATTTCTCCATGAATGCCCATcaaaatttcttgaaaaagaAATGGGCATTGAAATGAACTTTTATAGCCATAGGCAGTGGCTTAAAATTTTGCTTGTGCCTTGagaatttttctaaaaaatttgtAGTTTTATGTTAAGAAAATTTTGCTATACTCCATTATGAAACGGTTGATCTACATTTACTTCGAGAGTCCAATATCTTTGGAtgtaaattcatttaaaaatagaaatttgccttttttttagtttaatgataaaattgttACATACTATATGagtaatttgataaaaaaaaaaaaaaaaaaaaaatcttgaaaaaaattacttacCAGATGttaatctttttttccttAGTACCAGTTCAGATATCTTTTATTAGTGTTATTTATGTAACGTTATCTGAAATATTTAgca
Protein-coding sequences here:
- the LOC125199482 gene encoding LOW QUALITY PROTEIN: dnaJ homolog subfamily C member 14-like (The sequence of the model RefSeq protein was modified relative to this genomic sequence to represent the inferred CDS: inserted 3 bases in 2 codons) gives rise to the protein MARKEKQQKNGLDQRPRNRKAEVLDPATSPLATKDGGSTNKEEMKLGKELPNGTHSEHFTKNTNDVDRAQDGKNSKKKSRSLNVKIKSSDETVTGPAVSSNVNIEVEKNGTFTAEASNVGDGSDMPHNDFNNVNGFDDSVSGLGREEGLGNVEYPETAVFKFIRTAALSVARSSANWVERYKPTFATLKSDILNGRDHVRTKIQHAKPIVFRWIRHIGSIMLLLFMVWLDCTVRGMDSFXRMGTTSFFLILWCSVLSVVAMAGIGKFLLTMVVTAAVGLFLGFTLAIVMSGLIGIIFLWFYGSFWTTGLIIFLGGLAFMTAHDRLALFITSVYSMYCAWNYVGWLGLVLGLNLSFISSDALLFFLRNIITEQGTPHSNPEQTTGFQGQTPFHPNESAMLVHPDKNMGDEKTAQAFKKLQNAYEVWSPRNGDDPLRESRQIACRKCGHFHHWVFTNKPKVKARWCQECKDFHLAKDGDGWVEQSSQPFFFGLLQQVETPSAYVCAGGKVYDATEWYICQGMRCPXNTHKPELPCEHQRGLQERPSSKRDSPAAGGMPAPNMEETMSEEEFFEWLQNAMQSGMFENFGGTTSESPSGSNSKSGSSGTNSSSKKRKRGRRHGEQTMGVYLIFFLFFFLVLSSVNYILERDECIRCNQIVQHISP